ATTCCAGTACCGTTGAACTTGACAAGCTTGTCAATATCCTTAATGATAATGATGATATGGTGATAGAAATTTCAGGGCATACTGACAATAGAGGCTCTCTTAAAGCAAAAATGAGACTTTCACAGGAAAGAGCTGATAAAGTAAAAGAATATTTGCTTAGCAATGGTATCGACAAAGACAGAGTTACTGCTAAAGGCTACGGCAGCATGAAACCTGTAACAGGAAATGGCACTGAAGAACAAAGAAAACAAAATAGACGCGTAGAATTCAAAATTCTAAAGCATTAAATAGATTTATTAGACAACAATTTATGTGCTATTTTATTATATCTATATTATCTAACACTATGATATATGAAAATAAAAATAGCACTTTTTATACTTTTATTAATTGTTTCTTATTCGAAATCTTATTCGCAAATCAGCAGAACTCCTTATAAAGGCACTAATATCATTCTCATCCAGACGGATGAATCAATAGAGAAATCTTATGAAAATTTCTTGCAAGTGCTAGCCGATTGCAATTTCAAGATCAAATCAATTAATAAAGACGATTGGAGCATTGAAACGGAGAAAAAATGGATCAGTGGAGCTAATTCAAGCTTAGCTATACTAGCAAAAGTTTATCCTGATGAGGGAAAAGATGGAGCTTTAATAGAGATTACGGGGATTGTAACTTCAAGCATGGGCATGTCATATTTTGAAACTAAAGTTACATTCAATCCAAATATGGATGATAGTATCACTGAGGCATTTCAAACGATGCAAAGCATAGCTGTCAAATACCCTAAAGGAAAGATATTCTATACTGAAGAGTAAAAGCAAGAAGGGCTGTCCCTCTTATGAAGAACAGCCCTTTTATCAAAATATTGCAGAAATTATTTTCTATCTCCAAACAATCTCAACAACATTAAAAACAGGTTGATGAAATCTAAATACAATGACAAAGCACCAATGATCGACCCTTTTGTAGCAAGTTCTCCAGTTATTCCTGAATCATTGATACGTTTGATTTTTTGAGCATCGTAAGCTGTCAGACCAACAAATACTATCACACCTATAAAGGAAATAATATAATCCATTGTAGAGCTTCCCAAAAATATATTAACCACGGAAGCGATAATAATCCCCAACAAAGCCATCATTGCCAAGTTTCCTACGGACGTCAAATCTCTTTTTGTCGTCATGCCATAAACACTCATTATCCCAAATGTTCCTGCAGTAATAAAAAACACCTGAGCTATCGATGTTGCTGTAAAAGCAAAAAAGATATATGAAATGGTTACGCCGTTCAATGCAGCATATATGAAAAACATCACCTTAGCTGTTAATGAACTCATTTTATGTATTGATGAGCTTAAGTACATAACCAACCCCAACTCACCGAATATCAAAACATAAAAAACTATCTGATTGCCATACACTAACTGAAGCAATGCTTCACTAGAAATTGTAACCATAGACATAACAGCAGTA
The Aureibacter tunicatorum DNA segment above includes these coding regions:
- a CDS encoding Bax inhibitor-1/YccA family protein, with translation MRDQVFSRNYASTTSETSFISKVYGWMALALVVTAVMSMVTISSEALLQLVYGNQIVFYVLIFGELGLVMYLSSSIHKMSSLTAKVMFFIYAALNGVTISYIFFAFTATSIAQVFFITAGTFGIMSVYGMTTKRDLTSVGNLAMMALLGIIIASVVNIFLGSSTMDYIISFIGVIVFVGLTAYDAQKIKRINDSGITGELATKGSIIGALSLYLDFINLFLMLLRLFGDRK